The nucleotide window CCCCCACAGGAAACAGGTGCGCACTCACCTTAggctccctcttctcctcctcctcctctgtctccagcgCATCTAGCCCCAGCCGACAGCGCAGCTCCTGGTTCTGCACTGCGAGGCCATGGGTCTTCTCCCGCAGGAGCTGGTTTTCTAGCAGGAGATTCTGGTTCTGAAAGAAGCCCACAGCGGACCTCAGCGGAGCAGGCCCCCGTAACCCGCGCCGCTACCCCCCTGCTCGCCATGCGCTTTGTATCCGTGCGGCGCCGGACTCCCTCCCCAAGGGCTCGGCCCAGGCAGCCCCCCAGGCGGCAGCTCCAGCCTTacctcctgctccagctccaACACCTGCTGCTCCAGCTCGCTCATCCGGGCCTTCTTCCTGTCCCGGGCGCTCTGCGCCGCCACGCGGTTCTTCAGCTTCCTACGGGGAGACAGCGCAGGTCTGAGCCCCGGTCCCAGTCCCGGCGTCCACCCGCTCCCCCCCCGGCGCCCCGCTCACCTGCGCAGCGCCTTCTCCTCCGGACTCAGGTGGGTGAGTCGCTGCCGCTTGCGGGCAGGCTGCtggagctccgggctgggggagcGCGGGCCCCCGGCCGGGAGCACCATGGAGAGGGGCCGGCTGACTGCGGCGCCCAGGGGCTCGGCTGCTtggccggggatgaggagcagCCGCGGGGCGGCGGAACCGTGCAGCGCCACCATGGCAGACGCGGGGCTGCTTCGCTGCTGCTGAGAGCCCTGGCGCTGCCAACGTTCCACCGGCCGAACGCTGGGCTCCGCCGCGTTCCACTCGCGTTCTGCCACCGTGGCTTAGCCCCATTGGCCAGTGCCGTCTGACGACAAGCCCTGAGTAGCGTGCGATTGGCCCGTGACAATGGGCAAAGTGCAACTAAATTGCGTCAGagcggttgggggaggggagcgctaGCGGGAGGCGGGGCTGTGCCCACGCGGAGTGGGAGAGTCAGCGCCGGGCTCGTATTGCTGCCGCTGCGGCATTGTTGAAACAGCCCCGCCTGGGGCCTCCGCTGGCTGGGCCCGAGCCCGCCTTGCGCAAGAGCCTCCGGCTACAGCGCTGCCATCGGCGCTCCGCGGCTCTGTCCAGGTGCGCAGCGCCTTGCACCCAGAGCGCCGCCTGCATTCATAGAGACCTGGAAGAGCCAAGCGTGACTCTGAGATCTGGGAGGGAGCTGCGGGGAGGCTGTGGAAGAGACGCTAGTGCGCTGCTGGAAAAGCAGAGGCTTCGGGCCAGGGAAGAGAAATAAACTTAAGGGCCATTAGATCCATTTCACATGCATCAAGTTTCAAAGCAGTAACAATTTACAGGATTTTGtgtcttatttttatttgaattttgtaGAAAACTGTAGGTTTTAACAACAGTTAGTTTCAGGTATTGCTGTATAAGGAATGCAAGCATGGATACAAAAAatacaagaagaagaacaggagtacttgtggcaccttagagactaacaaatttattagagcataagctttcgtggactacagcccacttcttcggatgcataactaTACATAAAAATACAAGGTCCTTGTGCCAATTGTATCATTTGCCTCTGTTTCAGAGGTGTCGCAATGttggtctgtatccgcaaaaacaaggaggagtccttgtggcatcttaaagattaacaaatttatttgcgcatgagctttcatgggctagagcccacttcatcagatgcatgaagtgaaaaatacaggagcaggtataaatacatgaaaggatgggggttgctttaccaagtgttaggtcagtctaacaagataaattaattaacagcaggataccaagagaggaaaaatctGTATCAATTGTGTGCTTTGCTTTTCTAGGACAGTTGCCCTTCACCTTCCAAGTGGTTGGGCATATGAGGACTCCCTCTCTTGTGTTTATTTCtgcagtttgtttgtttgcaaattaAAAATAGCTAAAGAgtaaaataatgaaagaaaaagattAGCTTAAAAAGTTCAAAGGCATCACACTACAGCTGTGTTTTTTGGCATTATTCCAGTGTTAGGGTACTGCCTAGTTCCCTGTCTGTGGTATGAAGAACAAGCTATCCACTGTAAGTATTTGTTCACCCATTCAGTGCTAACTGCACCATGTGACTAGTTACGGCTGATATCTCACACCTTTGATTTGACACATTCATGAGGAAAATGGCAGCTTTGAATGAAGGTCTCTTTTTTGGAAGTGGATGAAAGTTTATTCTGGTCCTACCCTTCATCCTCTTGCAATTGGATTTTTAACTATGGGTCTTCAGGACCTGCTGGCCCCCTCCTGTGCTTCTCAGCTTGCCACCTGGGGAATGCATGGTTGCCCTTCAGGGCCTACCAGGCCcttcttcttccttttctttcatCCTGTATTTTAGCACCTGCTGATATAGTGCACCCCAGATTGTGTTAGATTCTATAAGAACTTAaaagagctgggaggggggagacctGTGATTGCAGGTCCCAAAAGCAAACTCTGCTGGAGCCAGCTGAACAGAAAGAGTGACGAGAGTGATAGGCAACATTATTAACAGCAAGTCTTGTAATTCTGGATGGTTGAGGCTTTGGCAATCCTGCTGGAAACTTTACTAAATAATCTTAATATAATTAATAacagttttgttgggtcagagTCACAGGGTCTGGTCTGTTGTAACCCTCCAGACTGGGCCTTCAGTATCTGCTATCCCCATCTCTCTCTGGCTGTCTGCAGAGAATCCCGTCACGCCATACTCCTGCGGGAAGCTTGTACTGTGCCCTGTCAGGGTGCAACACTCTCAAGGAGTATTTACAATGAcacaggcagccttttcaaaacaggtAACTATTTTTAGTCACCTGACATACAGAATCTGAAAGTCCTTGGGTTAGTCCATCCTGGTCAAACCAGTGCCATGATGAGCCAGCCAAGCTGTGTTGAGCTCTGGCTCTctcttgtctccccccccccccacccttgttTCCCTAGTCCGGGCTCCGTAGTCTCTCCAAGACTGCCAGCTTTATTCCAGCCACCTTGTTCCCCAACTCAGTTCACAAGTCTTGCTTGCTGGGGTTTCCTGCTCTTAGATGTTGATTGCTCAGTCATTGGGACATCTTTGTCTTGCTGGACGTCTGCTGATTTGGGTCTGTTTCAGCCAGTTTTTAAAATGACTCTATTAATTCAACCAGACAGTGAGGGTGgataaacacacatacacaccgtGGTGTTCTAGGAGTAGTGTTACCCTTTTGCACCCATTTGGTAGCAGTGCAAcatacagagggaaactgaggcatgcctaAGATTCCTAAAATACATTACAAAAATTCCTGTTTCATCACACCATGCTATTTTCCAATAAAAATCCAAACTAATATTAGTGGCTGTCTTGTAGGAGACTTCAGCTGTTAATTAAGTCAAATACTGAAGTCATGACTTAGTCAAAACTCCTATAAAGTCAACTGGCCAGATCTTGACCTATTCCCTATCAGTGCTGTGGCTGCTTTGTGATGTGGCTGGAAAACTAGGATACCCATCTATGACAGGAGAATTCCCAGGCAAAGGGAATCCTAAGGGGATGTACAGCCAGTGGTTAATTCTCTCAGCCCTGTCACCATAGAGGGTATGACCAGGAAAAATGGAGTATAGCCAGAACacctttaaaatttttattaaagttaatgtttaaaattaaatatacacaagttaagagggaaggtactgtacatctggggtcaggcttgagttatgagggattacaggtatcggttgcaaggatgaagagatacatacatatcacataaccagcatagacttAGATTGGGGTgcaagtttttaaagtgttagtggataagtgggcttaggtatgccacccatggaatgtataaggagtccaagtccGTATCGGTGTAgcgaataagtacatgggtggggtgtgtcccttggttcgtcagggaaggaagtgggttatttccctggtcaaCGGGCTCGGTTACTCAATGTGGTATTGAcagtgtcctgtgatgtgttccatATAAATGTCTCTGGACGACCTGGTGGTGtcagacaccatgagctgtctcatgagccgggcgtaGCTTCGACCGACTCCACAGGCTCTCAGAACcggctcgttgtgggggtcccacgTTCCAGTTATAGCCAGCAGCCAGAATAGACTGTACTGATTTTTGTCTGGCCTCAGAATCCGGGGGCCACAGATGTGTGTGTGGGTACAACCAGCCATCTTGGTCACACCCGATGAGCTGCATTGCGTACAAATTGGATGCAGCTCAGAATCTGAGCCAATGGGCTTTTTGCCTGCATAAAACCAGAGTAATTAACTCAGGTTTTGGACCAGGAGCTTGTTTAATCTTCCTGAGCGGCTTTTATTTTCAAAGATTTTCTGTTCTTCATTGGTAGCTAGTGAGGGCAAGAACAGAAAtgcaaaacttttgaagtggtataCAAACTGAAGCAAACCAAGCTGTATGGTGCTTTTCTGACTCTggcatttatttttcattaactCTGACACCGGTTAGTGACTAATGATGCAAAATATACCACCTGTCACAGCTCCAGTTGAGTACCCTCTCTTGACCTctcaccagactgctgtgagggaACCCAGCTGCTGAATCTCCTGTATTTTAAGCCTCCACTCTGAACAGAGTCCCTGCACTGTCCCTATTTTAGGGCCTCTGAGCACACTCTGTCACCTGCTCCTGAGAGTTTCAACCACATAGCCCACAGCCCAGTCCATGGAACCAGTGCTAGGCCCTCAGATTCCCTCCCTATAACTTaaaacacaccctctcccagagctTCACCCACAAGTGAGCCTTCTGATTTACTTCTTCAAGAGGGCATGCGATAGGTGTAAATGCTGAACACAGACAGACTGGCACCAGCTTTTAAATCAACATTCTTTAATAGCACGAAAAATACACAGATCTATCCAACAATAATAAACCCTATATCCAGTTCCCTGCATCATTTTTTTCACCACTCCAGAGGATTCTTTGGGTTGGGGTCAGAGTCATCTGGGGCTATCCAGGATCCTTCCTTTGCAGTGCCTAGCAAAGGTTCTGACACACAGTCTTCTCCCCAAGCACGCTTCCTCTGACCATGGCTAGTccattcccttccccttccccgcccaaACTTCCTGTGTGTTTCTCTGAGTTTTCCCCCCTGTGAGCACTTTTATAACCTTTTGCTTTTGTCATTTCTTCACTTTACTTTGTCCTTCTTGCTAACTTCCTACTCTCTCAACCCCCAGAAAAGGTGGAGAGAACTGGTTTCCCCTAGCATGCAGTTACTCTTTTGTTCTCCCCAGGTAAGGTCTGTTCAGCTGCTGGTCGTTTTTAACAATGGGTGATACATGCTTAAAGCTTGTCAGAAGAGGAGGATACACAGAAAGGCCTTTCATCTTACAGACATTTCATAACAACTTTATaatatcaaccagaattcataagtttGTACAGACTCCCCCAAATGGTTACACTCTGTAAGCCTGAATAAACCCCTTCCGCTGTAAATTATATATTCGGTTCTTGTTGATTGCTTGTAATCTTACCACTGAGACCAGCCAGGAATGGATGTGGAGAAGCCTGACCTAGGAAATatgcattcattttttaaaaatactgcagTAGCTCCCCTGCGTGTACAATCTCTAATAATTATATCGTGATGTTGCAGGGCCAGAGTGAAAGAGTGAGaaacaaaaggtttcagagtagcagccgtgttagtctgtatccgcaaaaagaacaggagtacttgtggcaccttagagactaacaaatttattagagcataagctttcatggactacatgaaagcttatgctctaataaatttgttagtcgctaaggtgccacaagtactcctcttctttttgaGAAACAAAAGTTCACCAGAAGCTCAGTCTTGAACTGATGAATGGCAGCATCTCCAGGTAGGTTTTATTGCAGTTCAGGTTTAATTCAGATTTGCACCACCCCTTGTCTTTTTCCTCTCTGGCTGTCTCTTCACTGGTTTTTTATTTGGCAAAATTTTCTCACCATTGCAAACACTAGTACAGCACCCCTACCCATAGCACTTGCAGGGTTGCTAGTGCAGACAAGGTTCCAGGTGACAAATGCAATTAATTCCACTGCCCTGCTTAGAGCAGGTTTTACACAGCATGATGTTTAGAATGTGGGCAGCTGCCAGTGCCTTATCTATACTAGTTCTCCCACCATTGCTATCACCTGTGGAGCTGAACCAGTGATAACAACATAGGAAATCTTAGCAAAAATTTCCTAATCTAAACAAGGCGATAGAATCTTTGCCATGGAGTAAGCCATTATTTCCTAATGATATGGCCCTTATTTGCCATGTTCCAGATGGCCACTGTATCAAAAGGAAACAACAGTTTGTTTAAGGAAGGTGGTGAGAGTGAAGGTTGTTTACTATAAGAGGTGTGGGGAAGGtaagagagaagagagaaaggggCAGTGAGAAAGAAGTGGAAGAGAGGGTGTGGAGGATGCATAACTTTTAATAATCCAGCTGAGTTTAAGGGCATTGTCTAAGAAAAGAGCCTGTTTGCTCAACCTGTATCCAGGATGAATGGACAGTGGCCCTGGGCCTCAGTCCAGCTGAACAGCTTGTGCATTCCCAGATCTGTTTGAGCTGGTCAGAGGGATACTAAGAATGTCTCTGATATTTCCAGACTTGGTTGGGTTTCAGGCCTATACATttagttattttgtttttttattttaatagcattTTTTATCTCCCATAATTTTAAAATTGTAGTATCATGGCCCAAACATTCCATATCAGAGCTGGAAGGTCAATAAAATTACTGTTTTGACTGTAATTGTGTTCTTATCAGAGTTAGGAACTGATACCACTGGCAAGAGAACAGCATGGTATTGGCAGACACTAGGTAAGTTTCTGCCATTCTTGATTTACAGCACTCCTTGGTGTTCTTGACCTGAGGCCCAcccactgctctgccaaaatAATCTAACTCTTGATTTGCAGAATTCCATGTGTGTCTAGTTTTGAGGTACTCGCACAGCTCTGTCAATTCATCTCAAGACACAGTGAATTCATCTTGGACAACAAAGACCCACCACTAGGACACACAGTTCTTCAACCACCTCTCTTCAAACACACATTGAAAGAGTAAACAGAAACATCTGCATTGctagatcagaccaatggtccatcctgtccagcatcctgtctctgacaatggccagtacctGAGGGCTCAGGGGAAGATTCAAGAAACCTCCCAATGGACAAttgtggaataacctgcccatagaGAAGTTTTTTCCTTACCCCTGTCTGTTAATGATTATTTTATGCCTGAAATCAGAGGATATATTCCGTCTATGTTTTGTAAAATTCTGTTGTGATGAAAGTGGAGCTGCCCTGTAATAATgtatgaatactgtatgttgacCTGTTTATTGGGATGTTTACGGAATGAatatattggtttagtttaatgGGGGACTGTaaagaaaacaagcaggaaaGGGAGAAGAATAGCTCACGATAAGCCATTTTTCAGCAAACACTTGAGAGAGAATGCCAGGATTAGAAAAGGCCTGAGAACCAAAAGATCAGAAGGACTCTAGCCATGTAAAAGGGGATTTTCTTTCAAAAGGGGGGGGGTGCTCTTGGAGGGAGTTTTTTGGGTGGACCAGACTGACACAGGatgctgctggggagcaggggatgTCTGAAGAAGTTAGACTTGCCTCGTCACCCTCACAGGATGGTAACTGATTATCCTCTTTCAAAACCTCCTCAAAATTTCCCtttccatgatgcctacaaaaaacttgattaTGGTTAAGTTGCTGGTATGCCGAGGCCATtgtctatcatgctgaccaatattatctcattgtttctttgtactccctTATCTGTCTATATCCACCTATTGTCTGTTGTCTTAGATAGTAAGCTCTTTGGACAGACGCTGTCTTTCTGGGTGGTGTTGGTACCACGTCTaggacaatggggtcctgatccaggaCTAGGGAttctacacactactgtaatacaaataattattacaAATCTTTAGGTAAGAAAAACATGCATCTCGTCACGATAGACACCACAGGTCACATGCTCCTGAAGGAAAGAACTGCACATGCTGAATCCAGTCAGACCTGCTGGGTCAGCAGAGTTGATATGCAGGATACTTGAGCCCAGGGCCCTAAGAGAAAGAGAATTTTTTAATTCCTCCCCAGTAGAGGTAAAGCCTTGAGGCCTGAGACTGAAGCGTGCACTCATAGACCAGAAAGGGGGCAGAGATGCAGCTAGCCCTGAACCATGACAGCTGTCTAATGGAACTGTGGATGTTCActttaagttcttggcctcagtgtCACCCACTGACAGTAAGTTCCAAAGGTGAAGTATATTTTGTGTAAAAAATTATTTCCTatgatcagttttaaatttgttgcatTTCAATTTCTTTTAATGTCCCCTTTTTTCCTGTATTATgagcagggatcctagttttccatgataaaaatccccaaattctctgataaaaaaacataaaaatctgtgtttttccatgattaaaaaatgaaatctgacAGCGggagccccaccacatggggctgtcagctgagcccctgccacccggggctgaaacATCAATTTTCCATAGTCCTGTGTGTGTGATGGCAGCacagggttctactgtatatgtCAGGgttcggcaacgttcggcacgcggcttgccagggtaagcaccctggcgggccgggccagttttatttacctgctgacgcggcaggttcggccgattgtgcccccactggccgcggttcgccgtcccgggccaatgggggccgcgagaagccgcggccagcacattgcttgcccgcgccgcttcttgctgcccccattggcccaggacggcgaactgcggccagtggggtcCGTGATCgtccaaacctgccgcgtcagcaggtaaataaaactggcccggcccgccagggtgcttacctggcgagccgcgtgccgaacgttgccgacccctggtatatatttttattttttccacaaaatataaaaactaaagtgtctctgtaaaaatgcaaattttgCATTTTTCCATTGCAAACAGATTTCTAGCATCCCTGGTTATGAGGAGTATCTTATTTACCTTCTCTGtaccagtcattattttatatatttgtcaTGTCTCCTCATATTCATCTTTCACTAAACCAAACTGTCCCAATCTTATCACACTAGCTCCAGATAGAATTTTTTCCAGGTCCCGTATAATATTCATCCTCCATCT belongs to Chrysemys picta bellii isolate R12L10 chromosome 15, ASM1138683v2, whole genome shotgun sequence and includes:
- the XBP1 gene encoding X-box-binding protein 1 isoform X1, encoding MVALHGSAAPRLLLIPGQAAEPLGAAVSRPLSMVLPAGGPRSPSPELQQPARKRQRLTHLSPEEKALRRKLKNRVAAQSARDRKKARMSELEQQVLELEQENQNLLLENQLLREKTHGLAVQNQELRCRLGLDALETEEEEEKREPKVVMESQVDEIRMVTGSAESAALRLRVPLQQVQAQQSPLLTISTWILMALTLQTLSLICYWASWTAWTQTCSSGMVIQSHRAWKSLRKKSVEKNQIPYQPPPLPLWGPHQPSWRPLMN